The genome window accatcctcggccggagatcccatttctttgcaaaggttctcttacaggcatagaaagctatacaggccttcttaatcctcagttctatgttcaacctccaatttaacttaggatccaggattacacccagatactttacattagaggaaagaaccaatctttgttcattcagccgtggtagatggaattcaggtatcctagTTTCGGTGGTGaccagcatcagttgcgttttggttgggtttatgctgactccgcatcttgcggcccacaggcacacttttcgcaacgctccttccatgatgtcgctcataatggacagaaacatccctgatactaatatcaccaagtcgtcggcatacgccaccaccttcaccccgctgatgtccaatgtacgtaaaatgttGTCCACCACCCtgaggcgtgcctctgttcacagctctgcctcccagatcggagtggattatcctggtactcagcatggatataatccaatgcgtgagatacccctccaatccaataccggtcaaggcttccttgatggcgttggtactgacgttgttgaaagctccttcatatccaagaaggcagcaagggtatactgcttgtactgcagcgaccgctcaaccgtgccaattacctcgtggagggcggtttctgtggattttcctttgaggtaggcatgctgggacttagaaaggcgttctctccataatcgtccttaagtgaatgtccaggacgcgttctagggtcttcagcacgaaagaggtgaaaAAAGGGGGAAAACCATAGTAATATATTAAGATAAATCCGGGATTGCATATTCAGGTCAAATATATTTCTCACTATAATTAATCTAAAATTTAGCTCAGGAAGATGTTGCCGTTTTCCCACGAAAACCTTTGAAAACCAACAAAGTACCGAAGTTAACAATTTATGCTACCAATGGATCCCGGACAATATCACAGTATATTCCACCCTCAGCTTGAAGGATCATTGCTCTCTTTTCAAGTCTCATGGGTTTAAGCGTTTTTGGGGATGTTTTCACGTAATGGTTCTTCAAGAAATAGAATAATCCGATTTTAGCCTGCATAAAACCAAACCGTTCTCCAATGCACGCGCGACCTCCTGTTCCGAATGGCATATAAGTGTAAGGAACAATATTGTGCTTGTTCTCGGGTGAAAATCTTTCAGGATCGAATTTATTTGGATTTGGGTAGTACTGAAAGAAACAATAGTGATTAAGATAAAaatcattagatggatttgaccatcctctcaccttttcatctCTCTGAATAGCATAAATAGGAATATAGACTGGCATTTTGTCCGGTACCACAAAATCACTGAATGGTGACAGGGAGTATCCTTTCGAATCACTACTGGGAACATCACATTGCCGATCGAAGAATGGTAATGGTGGATATAAGCGCAGAACTTCCTGGACCACCATGTGCATATATCTCATATTCAATATTATATCGTAAGTGACTTCTCCATTATTCTTAATAAGGACATCCCGGATTTCTTGCCGAAGGCATTCCTGTGCTTCTGGAGCATTTGCTAGTTCATAGAGCGCGAATGACATAGTTGATGAAGTGGTTTCATAACCTGCAGTGAAGAATATCGCAGCCTGGGCTACCAGTATATCTCCTTCCATTTTAACGTCTACGTCATTGATGCGAAGTTTTGCAGATTTCTTTACCGATATCAGGAGGTCGACGAGATCATTTCGTGTATTTTTGGATTTCTCACGCTCGCTCAGGATGTAGTTGAATGTTGAACGTAGAAAATCAGTAGCACCGTTTGAAAATACCTAAAAGGGATGAAGTAGTCCAATAAGTAACTATATGAGGTTTCAATGGGTTTCTTAGAAAACAGTAACAtcagtaacaaggcaaactgggagagcgtggctgcgacatacggcttaaaccagcaactgattacttggtacactgacggatccctcacagcagagggagcgggtgccggtgtcattggtccaaggaaaatgtactttgagccaatgggtaggaacattagcatattccaggcggaaatttacgccatagacagatgtgcctcctttaatctccaaaggaactacagggggcagaacatagctattctcaccgatagccaagcagcgatcaagtcacttaggtccaaccaggtgaactctaaactggtatgggaatgccttgagagactgaatacactcggctcgtccaac of Hermetia illucens chromosome 4, iHerIll2.2.curated.20191125, whole genome shotgun sequence contains these proteins:
- the LOC119655649 gene encoding probable cytochrome P450 6g2; translation: MWEFTSSPWILSLFVLILSSILFWVKKSLKSTFTYWNNHSIPVIPSSSIFGNIKDIVLYRECAAEVLKDLYKDPATNKEPVTGIRIFHKPGLLIRDLELIKRVLVKDFNYFSNRYSASDPHSDSLGSYNLFFVKNPLWKQIRSNLTPIFTSGKMKQFFFLVNDIGKQLDKYLNALPLDEKKKAVNYEIKELCALFTTDVIASTAYGIEANSMNNPDSEFRQKGRIIFQFTPWRAFEFITFFFIPQLVSICKCKVFSNGATDFLRSTFNYILSEREKSKNTRNDLVDLLISVKKSAKLRINDVDVKMEGDILVAQAAIFFTAGYETTSSTMSFALYELANAPEAQECLRQEIRDVLIKNNGEVTYDIILNMRYMHMVVQEVLRLYPPLPFFDRQCDVPSSDSKGYSLSPFSDFVVPDKMPVYIPIYAIQRDEKYYPNPNKFDPERFSPENKHNIVPYTYMPFGTGGRACIGERFGFMQAKIGLFYFLKNHYVKTSPKTLKPMRLEKRAMILQAEGGIYCDIVRDPLVA